A genomic region of Synechococcus sp. NOUM97013 contains the following coding sequences:
- a CDS encoding early protein (E6): MPSKPRNRVGEIYGRLTVVRPSDRRTKGGNAYWWCRCVCGREREVPSDKLSHNTTRRKPVVTACLECSKELQVEGVYAKNDREEAERREQAKRNREQLIGQVPSTWLRMPLTDAHARELGEVLFFRGTRCLRNHLAPYRINGGCLACAGQVPSAVVTNPHQELI, from the coding sequence ATGCCTTCCAAGCCAAGAAACCGTGTCGGCGAAATCTATGGTCGTCTTACTGTGGTGAGGCCATCAGATCGCAGAACGAAGGGTGGTAATGCCTATTGGTGGTGTCGTTGTGTTTGTGGTCGAGAAAGAGAAGTCCCCAGTGACAAGCTTTCACACAACACAACGCGGCGTAAGCCTGTGGTGACGGCCTGTCTCGAATGTTCAAAAGAACTGCAGGTTGAAGGTGTCTATGCGAAGAACGATCGTGAGGAGGCAGAGCGTCGCGAACAGGCAAAACGGAACCGAGAACAGCTGATTGGTCAGGTTCCTAGTACCTGGTTGAGGATGCCGTTAACGGATGCCCATGCCCGGGAACTGGGAGAGGTTCTGTTTTTCCGAGGCACCCGTTGCTTGCGAAATCACCTCGCTCCTTATCGGATCAATGGAGGATGTTTGGCCTGTGCCGGGCAGGTTCCTTCTGCCGTTGTCACAAATCCCCATCAGGAATTGATCTGA